The genomic DNA ATCAACTTTCCAGAAATACGCTCAGAGCGCATGAGGCTAACGACATTAATCTGCGTGGAAAAGGCTGGGCCTAACAGCGCGCCGCGGTCGGGCAGCGCAGTGAGTCGAACCTCGCGTGCCAGCGTAATGTGGGGCGCAAATCGGCGATCATCTAGGCGAAATCCCGCATCAGCCAAGCGATCGGACAGCTCTTTTTGCAACGACAGAAGCGGCCTGCTTTCCGCAAGACCAATCCACCAAAGATCACCGCCGTCTCGCTTAAAGCGCCCGACATGGTCAAAGGTTAGTGTCATTGGTTGGACGGCAGTCTTATTCATCGCGTCACAAATAGCATCCACTCGTTCAGATGCAACCTCTCCCAAAAAAGCCAGCGTCAAATGCAGATTTTCCGGCCTGGAAAAATTGCCCATCCCCAGTTCTCGTAGCCGCTGCTGCACAGCAAGAATGTTTTGATGCGCTTCTTCGTCAAAGTTGATGGCAATAAAAAGTCGCAAGGTCACGCCTCCTCCAAAAGTTTAGTCAACGCCCACACAAAGGCACCGTCCTGCTCCGGCGTCCGCTTTTTGGGACCTTTAAGTCGTCCGCCGCTGTTTCGAATCTTCTTTGCCGTGTGCCGGGCGAGCAATAACCCGTCTATGTTTTCAGGCGTATACGTCATGCCGTCTTGGTTAATTACCCGCGTATCCCGCGCCAGGCACATCGCCGCAAGGCCATAGTCCTGCGTCACCACAATATCGCCCGGCTGCACCAGATTGACCAGCGCAAAATCGACGCTATCTGCCCCTTTTGAAAAGACCAACGTCTGTGCGCCGGGCTTTTCAAAACGGTGGGCTGTGTCGCAGAGAATCAGGCAAGGTGCTTTAAATTGTTTAGCCAATGCCACCGTTTCGTCCACCACTGGGCATCCGTCCGCGTCGATGAGAATTCGGCAGTTCACTTTGAATCCTCCAAAATTTCCTTTTGCAGCTTTTTGGTCAGCTTCTCAAAGACCAGGCGATAGGAATCGTCGCACATTTGCCTGAGCTGTTCGTCAGAAAGACTGCCGCCCAAATCCACCGAATTCCAGCAGCGCTTATCGCTGTAAAAGCCGGGCAGCACTTCTTGATGCGTTTTGCGCAGCATATCGGCTAGCATCGGGTCACACTTAAGGTTTATAATATCTTTTTCGGCATAGGCGGGGTCGTATTTATCGGAGGGGTGCATTACGGCGGCAAAAAGCTTGCCACCCACCTGATAGCGAAGCCATTGCCACTCCTCTTTAAAATCCTTGGTTGTGCCGGGCTTTGATAGTAGATAGTCATCCAGCCATTCGTAGCGATTCATATTTTTCTTCCCTTTTCCTTATCTACACAGTTTAAGCTTTCTGCACCAATTTTATCACGACCTGGGGCATTTTTCCACTCGTTACTACCCTAACCACAAATAAAAACTTGCACAGGCGTTAACCGTTAAGGGCGTCTATGAGCTTAATGTGCAAATGTTCATTCTCTATGGCTTTGAAATTTTCCAGACAAAGTGGCCTGCTGCAATATATGTCCCTCAATTTTGTTTAAAAGGTCTCTTTTTTTACTACTGGCGGTTAAATTTATGTTGCTATCTAAAATATAAATAGTAAACACATATGTATGAATGCATTTAAGCGGTGGCTTTGGTCCTTTATATTTATTTCTTCCATAGCCAACACCTTGAGTTGCACCTAGGTAATCCACATATTTGCCATGGGGTATCCCCTCTGGAATAGACGACCGTATAGGTATATTCCATATTACCCAATGGTTATAGTTTGGAAAAATAGGATGCGATGCATCATCTAATGTAATTGCAATTGATTTTGCATTTGGCACGATATCATATATTTTAAAATCGGGAGATATATCTGCTCCACGAGCCGTATATCTTATAGGTATCCATCCACCTTGATCAAACGCTTTGCTCTTAACCTTTAATTGCCCCATGACATCATCCTCCAATAATTGGCTTTTCACCTTCAATCTAAATATAACATAAAAATCAGACTAAAGCAGATACAAAAATGCATCTATTTTAGTCTGATGACCTTGGTGTCCCCGGCGCGATTCGAACGCGCGGCCTTTCGCTTAGGAGGCGAACGCTCTATCCAGCTGAGCTACGGAGACAAAAATATTTATAAAAACCATAGCTGATTATATAATGTTCAGGCTGTTATTGTCAAGGAATCAACCACTGAAGCAACACGCTTTAATCCCCCATTTTTTTGTGAAAAAAATAAAAGCAATTCGCTTTTGCGTCTAAAAATACTTGAAGCTCTTTTCCAAACGGGTAAAAGGTGTTATATTAGACAAGATAAACGTGTAGTTTCACGGAGGCAAAACATGAAGAGAGAAAAATCTTGCGGAGCTTTGGTATATCGTTATGACAGCGGGCGGCTGCTGCTGTTACTGCTGCGCCATCGGCACGGCGGGCATTGGTCCTTTCCGAAAGGGCATGTAGAGGGCGCCGAGACAGAAGTTGAGACAGCGCTACGCGAAGTACGCGAAGAAACCGGCCTGCACGTTTCGCTTCAACAAGGCTTTCGGCATACTGTAGAATATTATCCAAAGCCTGGCGTAAAAAAACAGGTAGTTTATTTTTTAGGCAAAGCACTGCCGAACGAACCCGCGGTGCGTCAAGAGATTGAAATCAGCGAATTAAAATGGGTCGAATGGGACGAGGCTTTCCGCTGCGTGACATTTAAAAACGATAAAGACCTTCTAAATATGGCCAAAGCGCATTTAAAACCAGAAAATGCCGTCTGTTAAGTGGCAAACATAAATGTCATCGTCCACCCTTCGCGCCCGGCATGAAAAAAAGAGCAAGGGAAGACATAGATCGTCCTCCCTTGCTTTTACCCGGCGCGCCGTTATTTAATGCATGATCTGCGAAACGCTGTCAAGAATAATTCCGGCGTTTTTCACCGCTCTACCCGCTGTTCTTTTAAGCTTTTTGGTCTGGCGCTGCATGGTGGTGTCGCCGTTGCTCATCATGTAGGCGGCCGTGCCTGCGATTATGCCAACGGCGGCGGAGGTAATGGCGGACGTCATGTTGTTTCTGTTCATAACACTTTCTCCTTGACTTTAAAATTGTGGGCGATACTAGCTTGCGCCAAAATTGTCGCGGTAGCCGCGAAAGTTTCTCCCAAAACGATTCTATGTTATTTACAATTTGGCCGCTTGCATAAAAGCGTCTCTTGTGCAAGTTGCATTTTAGCTTTTTTTTATAATTGAGAGGCATAATTTTCTTTTGCATATAGCATAATTTTGATCTTTTACCGACGATTAAAATAGTTGTATTTTTACATATACAAGCTTAATATTCGGTTTGTTCAGCCAATTTGCACTGATCAATTGTTATGAGTAATATAAATTTAACGAGAGAAGGATTTTCATGAATCGACCTCAACGAATCGCAGCAATTCACGACCTTTCAGGCTTTGGACGCTGCTCACTTACCGTAATCATCCCTGTATTGTCCGCTATGGGCATGCAGGTATGCCCCGTTCCCACCGCTGTACTTTCCACCCATACGGGTGGCATGGGCGAAGTGGCGTTGCATGATCTGACCGATTATCTCTCTCCTACGCTTTCACATTATCAAAAGTTGGGGCTTGATTTTGAGTGTGTGTACAGCGGCTTTTTAAATTCGCCAGAGCAGATTGACCACTGCATGGAGTTTTTCAGGAGCTACCCCAACGCGCTGTCGGTGGTAGATCCGGTCATGGGTGACCACGGTAAGATTTACCGTACTATAACTTCCCTGATGCAACAGCGCATGCACGAGCTAGTCGCGGTGGCCGACGTCATCACCCCGAACCTGACCGAGGCGTGCGTGCTGCTTGGAGAAAGCTATCAAAGTGCCCCCTTGACCCGAAACGAAGCCAAAAGCAAGCTGGTGCGTCTTTCAAAGCTGGGGCCTGACCACGTGATCATCACCGGCGTGGGGCTGGCCTCGGGCGAAGCGATGGTGAACATTGGCTACGACCGCGTACGCGGTACATTCTGGTACATTCCCTGCGATTATGTCCCCGCCTCTTACCCTGGCACCGGCGACCTTTTTGCCGCCGTGCTCACCGGCGCACTGTTGCAAAATGACAGCCTGCCAATGGCGATGGCGCGCGCCACCCATTTTGCACAGGCCGCCATCAAAACTACTTATGGCTACGGCACTGATCCACGTTTTGGCGTCATGCTTGAACCACTACTTGGACAATTGGCCAGCCACGAGGTCTATTCCGACTATCAAACGTTATAAGGGCGTGCCGCTTTCTCAAGGGGCAACCGCCCGGAGAAAGGAGCCGCTATGAATCGTTCTTCTAACGCTATCTATCGCATCGCGGCGATAGGAGTACTGACCGCTATGGTTTTTGCAGCGAATTTTTTGTCTATCCCCATCGGGGATATCACCCGAATTCATTTTGGAAATGTATTTTGTGTGCTTTCAGGGTTGCTGCTAGGGCCAATTCCCGGCGGATTGTGCGCCGGATTGGGCGGATTTTTCTACGACCTGTTCAACCCGCTTTACGCAGCTGAGGCACCTATTACCTTCGCAATGAAATTCGTGCTGGGCGCTTTAGTCGGCGTCATTGCGCATAGCGGCAAAAGCTATGGGAAAAATCGCACAAAAAATATTGTCGGTGCCGTTGTCGGTAGCCTAGGCTATGTTGTCGTCTACCTTTTTAAAAATTTCATCTACGAATATTATTTGATTAGAAATCCGATTGAAACGGTAATGACCAAACTGGCGATTAAGGGCGCTTCGTCGATTGTCAATGGCATGACTGCTGTCATCGTTGCCTTAATTTTGCTGCCGGTTTTTTCAAAGGCCATGAAAGCCTCTGGCATTCACCAGAAGCTTTTTCCAGCCGGACCAGAGAACGCTGCTCAAGAATAATATAGGCCGTTCTTTTTAGGTTTTCCATATGCCATTTATTTAAAAAGCCTCAGGATACCGATGCATCCTGAGGCTTTTTTGTTCGTCTCTTGATGCGTAGCAACGCTGATTGTTTTTAATCATTCGGCAATCAAATAACGTCCCCGCAGACCTGTTAGGCCTGCGGGGAAATTGTTGTTCTTGTCGTGCGCAATGATCAAGCTCGCCCACTTAGGGCAAATAGTTTGCCGTTGAGTCCAAATAGACATGTGCGGCATCGGGCATGGCTTGAGCCGTAACAGTAAAGTTGCTCACCGTTTTGCCATCGGCTATTTTCGCTCGGGCGGCTGCAACTCCGCTACTGCTTACCGGATCCAAGCTTACCCAAGTGATACCATCCAGTGTGTAAGAAATGGTGTAACCGGTTGCACCTAAAACCTCGTCAAATGAAAACACAGCATAATATCCGCTGTCGGTTACATAGCTGACGCTAAGCCCGGCCGCCGGTTGAAGCTTCACCACCGAAAATTCAGGCGAATCTGCACGGTCAGAGTCAATCTGCAAGGCGTTGGCTGCTTTCGCCGTCACGCTGAATCTGACCTGCGTACTCGTGACCGGCGTCTCAACCGATTTTTGCGTAATACCGACCGGCAGTACATCAGACAAGAGATTCGTCCAGTCTGTACCATTGGTGGAAGTCTGTATGACAACATTGTGCGTGTTATGGCTGTTGTTGGTGTTAAAGCTGAACGTCAGATTATTCTGGTCACCGCTGATAGCGGGGCTGAGTGGCACCGGCAGCTTCGTCACCGTAACTGCATTTGCCGAGACAGGGGCACTATCGGTAAAGAACATGCCATCGCCCAGGGTTTTGACACTGAAGTTAAAGGTTTCGTGTTCGGCAGTGGACACCGCCGCGGTCAGGTTGGATGCCGTTATCCCCGGTATTGCAACCCCATTTTTCGTTGCTGAGACCACCTTATAGTTATAACCTGATATGCTATCAAAGGCAAATGTAATCAAGCCCAGCTCCGATGAAGTTATTCTGGGATTGCTCGGCTGTGTACGCTGCCCAACTGTGCGGGTCTCGGTCGCTGTCAGGCCACCCTGCGGCATAACCGAAGCGGTATATGTTTTGCCTGCTGAAATGGCATATGGGCATTCAAACAAATAGGTGTATTCATCCCCGTTTGCCCTATGGCTCACGACGGGAAGTATGCTGCCGTCATAGCGCAGCGTCACGGTGTAGTCACTGATGCCCGCTGCACCTGTAAAGATAACCGCTAAATCCCCGCCCTCGTTTGAAATGGCAAGGCCACTGGCCGACGATAGCGGTGGTACGTCATAAGTATCTGTGGTTGGTGCCGAAGTGAGGGCCAGATTTTCGTCGCCGGTGGCTCGCACTGTCACGGTGTGGGTTTTTCCTGACGCCAGGCCTGAAAATTCACCAAAGGTCACGCCCGACGCCAGCGTCAAACTTGCGATATCTGCACCATCAACCGAAAGCACCGCCTCGTGGCTGTAGGCCGTCGCGTTAGGGGCAGCAGTAAATGAAAACGCCAGCTTATTCCCATTCAGGTTTAGTTGGAGATTTGTAGGCGCGCCCAACACGGTCACCGTTTTTGAGCAAAAGTCAGAATAAGCGGATGCGGTATAGCGGCTTGAGCTGCTGACGGCACGCACTTTAAAAGTGATCACCGTACCCGCCTGCCCGATGAGCGCATTAGTGATGGTGCAGCTGTTGGTATCAACCGATAGCTGCTTATTAGTGATATTCGAAGTACTTGACCCGTTGGTCACCGAATAAATAACGGTATAGCTGGTGGCATTGCTGACACTATTAAAGGCTAGCACCGCGCTGCTTTCTTCCGCAGCTGTAATCGTCAGATTGCGTGGCGTCGACAGGGTCAGTACGCCCCCGCCCGAATGGTCTCCGCCATTTGCCGCCGTCTCGGTCTGACCGATCGCCCAGTTCTGCTCACTGGGCTTATCGTAGTCATCTTTAACTGTCACGTTGCGGGGCTCTCTTTCATATGAGACGTCGTCACTGCAAACAGTGAGGTTATTAACCAGTCCACTGCCTCCGATATGGGTGGGGGCATTGGCAATCACTGTCCCCACAGAACTACGCCCAGATAAGATCAGGTTGGTGGCATCGTTTGTGGTCACCTCATCAAGCGCGCCATCTGAGAGCGTCACTTGTTGCCACATTGGCGAACCTCGCTCGGTTGTCACTTTTTTGATACCTGCATAGTTGCCCGAAAGACTGCCTTCGTCAATAGTCAACTGGTTTTTAGCTGTCATCTGATGAATGGTAGAGGCGCCACCGACAATATAGTCCGTGGTGCCGCTGCCTCGTTGCGCAACAATCCGCACAGCCGTAACATCGTGCAGCGTCACCGTCTGCGCACCGTTGACCAGAACACGGCCTTTGACCACGATGTTTTCAAGCGTGACGGTCCCATTTGCCACAGATTCCGATATTACAAGGTCACCCTTGACCAACTTGTTTTTGAGCGTGACGCCGTCAGCATTAATGAACACATTATAGTAAGTCGCGTTTTCATCATGGGTCAGCGCAGCGTTAATGGTTAAATTCTGCACTTTTTGAGTGCCGGAACCAGTCGGTGTACCCTCGTTACTATGCTGTACGGGGCGGCTGCTCGGCACTGTACTACCCTGCGAAGGGGATGAACTGCTATCATTCTTTGATGAAGATTTAGGCTTACTACTTGAGGAAGCCCGGCTGGATGACACTTCAGACTCTGAGGTCAGCCCTTGAGAAATAGATGCGGGCAAACCGTTGGGCTCGCTCCAGACAAGCCACAACAGCACGCCAACACAAACCACTAAAACAAGCGAGAGCGTCAAAACCACCCATATCTGTTTTCTTCCACCGCGCGGATTTGCCATATCTCTCATAAGGACCCCCTCCGTCGTGATCAGGCCGCCTAATCCACCCTATTTTAAAATGACGTATTCTGAAAACCGACATTTATCAGATTGTTTACACCTAATTAGTGTAACATAAAAGGAAAATTTTTTCATCTAAAAAGAAAAAATCAACTCGCATTTTATCGTTTTTACAGTCATTTGCCCAAAATTGCATTGTTTGGCCACAAAACCTTTACAGAACCCGCTTTTTTATTGTGTAATCGCACCGGTTGTGCTAGAATAGAATACCATAATGAGGTGATAATTTATGAACAAGACAGTTGTTCTAATTTTATTCGGTGGCGTTTCCAATGAGCATGAAGTGTCGCTGCGAAGCGCGACATCCATCATCAACAATATCGACCGAAGCCGCTTTGAGCCGGTGTTGGTCGGCATCACCAAGGACGGGCGCTGGCTGCTCTATAATGGAGATACAGACGGCCTGGCAACAAACGAGTGGCAGCAAAATGCCACCCCTGCGATGCTTTCGGCTGATCGCGAAACGAATGGGTTGTTCGTGTTTGAACCCGACGGTGTGCGCACCGTAAAAATTGATGTGATTTTCCCCGCTGTTCACGGACAAAACTGCGAGGATGGCGCATTGCAGGGGTTGATGACCCTTTCGGGCATCCCCTTTATCGGATGCGGCGTAACCGCTTCGGCTCTTAGCTTTGACAAGGTCTACACCCACATCATCGCCGAACAGGCCGGTGTGCCGATGGCCAAATGGCAGTTGGTCTGCCGCGAAGAAGATCTCGCCGAGGTTGAACGTCGCGTGGCTAAAGCGTTGGGATATCCCTGCTTTGTTAAGCCCGCCAATTCCGGCTCGTCGGTAGGCTGTTCGCGGGCCAACGACGCTGAGGGGCTTTTTGCCGCATTGAAATTAGCTTTTGCCGAAGATCGCCGCGTTATCGTTGAAGAATTGGTGACCGCTCATGAAGTGGAGTGCGCTGTGATGGGCAACCTCGAACCCATCGCCCCCACCACCGGCGAAATTGTCAGCCCGGACGGCTTTTATGACTATGACACCAAATATAAAAACGACCATGCCAAGCTGTTCATTCCGGCCTGCATCCCTGAGACAAGCGCCGCACGCGTTCGCGAGTTGGCTCTCACGACTTATCGCGCGTTGAACTGCCGAGGCCTTTCGCGCGTCGATTTCTTTGTCAAGAAGGACGGTTCAGTTCTGCTCAACGAGATCAATACACTGCCGGGCTTTACCTCCATCAGTATGTACCCCAAAATGATGATTGCCTCCGGCATGACCTACGGCGAGGTGATTACTCGTCTGATCGAACTGGCGCTCATCGAAAAATCCGGCGCTTAAAGGAGACATTATCTTGAAAAAGGAAGCTATGATTACCATTAAGGGCATCTATAACGTCAACGGCGAAAGAGATGTTGTAGAGCTTTTAACCTGTGGTGATTTTTATAAAAAAAATGACGGTTATTGGCTGAGCTATGATGAAACCGAGACCACCGGCTTTGAGGGACACCGCACCACCCTGCATGTTGAACAGGGCCGCGTGACCATGCAGCGCACGGGGCTGACCAACTCACAGCTTGTCGTGGAAAAAGGCTGTCGTCACCAGTGCTCTTACGACACTGGCTACGGCGCCATTATGGTGGGCATCAATGGGCGGGACATCCGCTCAACACTGTCGGACGATGGCGGCGAAGTTGATTTTTCTTACGCGATGGATGTCAATACCGCGCTGGCTAGCGAAAACCGCGTAATTATTAAGGTTTTACCTCAAGGATGCAAACAGCCGGAGGCCAATTGAGTCTATTGGCACCTACCACGCGTTTTAGCAACTTTGAGCGGCGACGGATATGCGTAACATTGCGCATGCCATAAAAACACAGGAGAGTGTAACTTATGTTAGGACCGATTTCTCTCACGAGCGAGGCGCTGCGCGTCCTCGTCTCAAACGCGATAGAACAAGCTATCAATAAGGGTGACCTGCCCGCACCAGCTAATGGACTACCCTCGTTTTTGATCGAGCAGCCCGCAGACCCGACGCACGGTGACTTTGCTACAAACGCCGCCATGGCGGGCGCACGCAGCTTCGGCAAGCCCCCACGCGTCATTGCACAGACCATTATTGACAACCTTATGCTGGAGGGAACTCACTTTTCTCGTGCAGAGGTTGCGGGCCCCGGCTTTATTAACTTCTTTGTTTCCGACAGTTGGTTTGCCGACGTGGTGTCCAGAATCCAAGCCGAAGGCGACGCCTACGGCCGTACCGATTTTGGCGGCGACAAAAAGGTGATGGTGGAATTTGTCTCGGCTAATCCCACCGGCCCGATGCATATGGGCAATGCTCGTGGCGCCGCTATTGGCGACGGACTGGCCGCGGCGCTGGATGCCGCCGGGTATAATGTCTCACGCGAATTTTTGATCAACGACGCGGGCAACCAGATTGAGAAGTTCGCTAAGTCGTTGGAAGCGCGGTACCTTCAGTATTATCAGGGTGAAGAAAACGTACCGTTCCCTGAAGATGGCTACCATGGTGCGGACATCAAAATGCGCGCCGAACAGTATATTGAAGCAAACGGGGACAAGCTTTTAAACCTAGATTCCGCCTCGCGTAAGCAGGCGCTGGTTGAGTTTGCGCTGCCCAAAAATATAGAAAAAATGAAAACCGACCTTACGCGTTACCGAATCAGCTTTGATTGCTGGTTTTCTGAGACGTCGCTACACGAATCGGGGGCGGTTAAAAAGGCGGTCGAAACATTGACTGCACGCGGCTATACCTATGAGAAGGATGGCGCGATCTGGTATAAAAACGCCGAGGTGCAAACCAAGGCACTTTTGGCGCAGGGTAAGAGCCAGAAACAAATTGACCAACTTGAGCTAAAAGATGACGTATTGGTGCGCGCCAACGGTTTCCCAACCTACTTTGCTGCCGATATCGCTTACCACGCCAACAAGTTTGTAGACCGCGGCTATGAAAAGTGCATTAACGTTTGGGGAGCCGACCACCACGGTCATGTGGCGCGCTTAAAGTGCGCACTCGATGCGTTGGGCGTCGGTGGGGACAAGCTCGATATTGTGCTTATGCAGCTCGTGCGTCTGACCAGCGGCGGCGAACTGGTGCGTATGAGTAAGCGTACCGGTAACGCCATCACCCTCTCCGATCTGCTGGACGATGTTCCGATTGACGCCGCGCGGTTCTTCTTCAACATGCGCGAGCCTGGCTCCCAGCTTGACTTTGACCTTGATCTGGCAGTGGAGCAGTCAAATCAAAACCCGGTTTATTACGTTCAATACGCCCACGCGCGCATCTGTTCGATTGCTAAGAATCTGGCCGCCGAGGGCGTTGAGCCCCGGCAGTGTTGCACAAACGAACTATTACTGCTCAAAGAACCAGAGGAACGCGAGCTGATTCGTGCGTTGGCCGCTTTCCCCGAGGAAATTATCGCGGCGGCCAAAAACTATGACCCCGCGCGGCTAACTCACTTTGCCATTGAGACGGCTACCCGCTTCCACAAATTCTATAACTCCTGCCGCTGTAAGGTCAACGACGAATGCCTGATGCAGGCACGTTTAAACCTCTGTCTTGCAACTGGTCAGACAATTAAAAATGTACTGACTATGCTAAAAATTTATATCCCCGAAACGATGTAAGGGGTCGGAGAGGGGCGTGGCATTTGCCGCGCCTCTCTTTCTTCTACGTTCATTAAGCTTTACCAATTGACAAATCAACGCATTTGCGCTAGTATACTGCTCAGGCGTATATCGGGAATGGTGGCAGCTTTCCGTACGCCGTGTCGTTGTGCCATTTTTGCACAACGCGCGGATAAGCGTATGGTCTTGCCATAAAATTCACCGCTGTCCGCGTCATGTTTTGGAGGCACCCATGAAAAAAATCTCCTCACGTAATCTCGTTCGTTGTGCAATGATTGCAGCGCTTTACGCTGTTATTTCCATTGCCTTTCTTCCGCTGGCCTTTGGCGCAGTGCAGGCGCGCATATCTGAGGCGCTCACCCTCTTACCAGTACTAACTACGCTGGGCATTCCCGGTGTAACGCTGGGCTGCCTGATCACCAACATTTACGGTGTCGCAGCTGGTGCAAACATTCTCGGCGCTGCCGATATCCTGTTTGGCACCGCAGCCACACTGATTGCCGCACTGATGACTCGGGGTTTGCGCAAATACCGCATAAAGGGTTTGCCGGTACTGGCTTCGCTGCCGCCTGTGGTTGTCAACGCTATCGTAATTGGCGCAGAGCTGACCTTTGCCGAGACAAACACACTGAATTCTCCGCTGCTATGGTTCAATATTTTTCAGGTGGGGTTGGGGCAGCTTGTATCCTGTACCATATTGGGGCTAATGCTTATCTGGGCGCTGGAACGCGCTGGACTCGATAAAAAGCTGTTTGAAAAAGAATAATATGCGTCTATTTAAAACGCCGGTGCAATTGATTTGCATCGGCGTTAAATTATTTAGAATTTGAAAAATTGAATATAACTTTGAGAAAAAAACCCTGCATGTTTTGTCCTATGCCTATTGTTCTAATAGGTGGTTGAGCATTTTTTGTGTGAAGCGAGCCAGTCTCTCCTCAATACCCGGCAGCTTTAAAGCTGAACCGGGGTCGTTGGCGGTTTCCATCAGGCAAAAATCCGGCGGCAACCAGAACCCTTTATTCATGCATAGCGCCGAAACAAGCTGCGCCGCTACAATATCGCCGCCGGAGTAACCCGACACCACAACTCCAAACAAAGCCTTGCGGTCGAAGGATGCGGTGCGATATAACGCAGTGAGTCGGTTGATGCAGGCAGTAAGATTGGCGGACAGCGCATCATTATAATTCGGACACAGCATCACGAGGGCATCGGCCTCGCGGATGGCAGGATAAACCTCTTGCACCATCACGCCACCGTAAAAACACTCGCCCTTTTCGCCAAAGTGTAGGCACATGGTGTAGGGGCAACCGGAACAATCCTCCATCGTGCCATTGCGCAGGCCGATTTCGGTGATGTCGCAGTTCGGCGGTAGTGCTTGTTTCACTTGGCTCCAAAGTGCCATTGTATTGGAGGTTTTGTAGCTGGAGGCGTGTAGTACCAAAACTTTGGGATGCACCTGCCTCGGCGGCTCAAAGCTCAGAATGCGGTCGATGAGATCGCCAACCGCCAATCGATAAGCTGTTTCCAATGTGCATCCGGCGTTTTTAGCCTGAACTGCAAAGTTGTGTAGCGAACCGATGGCCTCTACCATCGGGCGACCGGGGAAAATACACCCGGCCCCATTGGCCGCCAATACCAAATCGCGCCCTACTGCCTTGGTGTAAAGTTCGCCTGCTCCATCGACCAAAACGCCTGCTACGCTATCCTGAAGATACGCTGGGCAGCCCCTAAGCAGCGACAACAATTGACACAGCGTCGGGTTGATACCGGCTTTATCCAGCGATACCGCGAACAAAATACACCGATTATGCAGTGGCAGGTCGGCATCCAATCGAGTAAGAATTTCAGTGCGGTGACCCTTTGCAGCCGCCTCCAGCGTCTCAATAAACCGCCCTGACGTGGTGTCTTCGGGGCAGATAACGGTCAGAATTCGCTCCGACATTAAACCATCTCCTTAAATGATTGCGGAGAGTGTCTGCTGTGTTTCCAACAGTCTTTTATACAGGACGTCCGGCAGCGCCAGACCTTCGATTTCAATTCCAGTTGTGGTAAAACGATTGCGGCAGCCAAACCATACGCCACCTAGACAGACCGAGCCACAGTGCCACTGCCCGCGCAGTGTCAGTAGCAACTGGAACGCACCCGAAGAAAGCGCCGGCGCCACATAGGGCTTGAAGCCTATTTCGCGAATACGAAGGTTGGCGGTTTTCACCATTTCGGTTAATTCCTGGGAAATTGTGTCGTCATAAGATTCAAGCGAGTTTGCGATCACCAATCCCTCGCCATGGGGGCCAAAGCTTCGCCCCTCGGTTAAAAAGCTACGGAATCTCTCTTCCTGTTTGGCCAGTGCGGCAGCTCTAGCATTCATCACCCCGAGGCCAAAACCTTGCACCTGCTCAGCCAGTAGACCCTGCCCGTCCCAAGCGCCGTCTTCTTCCTGATTGGAGGCGAGATACGCCGCTTT from Oscillospiraceae bacterium MB24-C1 includes the following:
- a CDS encoding NAD(P)H-dependent oxidoreductase, giving the protein MSERILTVICPEDTTSGRFIETLEAAAKGHRTEILTRLDADLPLHNRCILFAVSLDKAGINPTLCQLLSLLRGCPAYLQDSVAGVLVDGAGELYTKAVGRDLVLAANGAGCIFPGRPMVEAIGSLHNFAVQAKNAGCTLETAYRLAVGDLIDRILSFEPPRQVHPKVLVLHASSYKTSNTMALWSQVKQALPPNCDITEIGLRNGTMEDCSGCPYTMCLHFGEKGECFYGGVMVQEVYPAIREADALVMLCPNYNDALSANLTACINRLTALYRTASFDRKALFGVVVSGYSGGDIVAAQLVSALCMNKGFWLPPDFCLMETANDPGSALKLPGIEERLARFTQKMLNHLLEQ
- a CDS encoding QueT transporter family protein, producing the protein MKKISSRNLVRCAMIAALYAVISIAFLPLAFGAVQARISEALTLLPVLTTLGIPGVTLGCLITNIYGVAAGANILGAADILFGTAATLIAALMTRGLRKYRIKGLPVLASLPPVVVNAIVIGAELTFAETNTLNSPLLWFNIFQVGLGQLVSCTILGLMLIWALERAGLDKKLFEKE